A region of Chiloscyllium plagiosum isolate BGI_BamShark_2017 chromosome 37, ASM401019v2, whole genome shotgun sequence DNA encodes the following proteins:
- the LOC122541267 gene encoding zinc finger protein 676-like, translating into MGKKPYKCDMCGWTFEQWSELVSHHRMHTGERPFKCEVCNKAFSHSSSLVKHRHVHTGERPFKCKGCEKAFAQASTLLQHWRIHTGERPFKCKVCDKAFLKQSHLVDHRRTHTEEKAFKCKACSKAFLTSTGLLVHKCIGKGGKLFRCEICSKDFCSSAYLVVHQRIHTGERPFRCEVCRKGFCNVSYLRKHQRTHTEERPFRCKVCNKDFCSSSYLRTHQRSHTDNRPFRCEICDKDFCSSAYLVVHQRIHTGERPFRCEVCDKAFLSSSYFLRHQCIPAADKPFKCEFCNKGFTVFPDLLKHQLSHQGDRRFQCDFCQSCFTYSSSLEIHRHIHTA; encoded by the coding sequence ATGGGGAAGAAACCATACAAGTGTGACATGTGTGGGTGGACCTTTGAACAGTGGTCAGAGTTAGTGAGTCATCACCGCATGCACACTGGGGAAAGGCCGTTTAAGTGTGAGGTGTGCAATAAGGCTTTCAGCCACTCGTCCAGTCTTGTGAAACATCGGCACGTTCACACAGGCGAGAGGCCGTTCAAGTGCAAAGGTTGCGAAAAGGCCTTCGCACAGGCTTCAACACTGCTGCAACACTGGCgtatccacacgggggagagaccGTTCAAGTGTAAGGTTTGTGACAAAGCTTTCCTGAAGCAGTCACACCTGGTGGACCATCGACGGACCCACACAGAGGAGAAGGCATTCAAGTGCAAAGCCTGCAGCAAGGCGTTCCTAACTTCGACAGGCCTCCTGGTACATAAGTGCATTGGTAAAGGAGGGAAACTGTTTCGCTGCGAGATTTGCAGCAAAGATTTCTGCAGCTCTGCTTACCTTGTGGTGCACCAGCGCATCCACACTGGTGAGAGACCGTTCCGTTGTGAGGTGTGCCGCAAAGGTTTCTGCAACGTATCGTACCTCCGGAAGCACCAGCGTACCCACACCGAGGAGAGACCGTTCCGGTGCAAGGTTTGTAATAAAGATTTCTGCAGCTCATCGTACCTCCGAACTCACCAGCGCAGCCACACagacaacaggcccttcaggtgTGAGATTTGTGACAAAGATTTCTGTAGCTCGGCGTACCTTGTGGTCCACCAGCgcatccacacgggggagagaccattcaggtgTGAGGTTTGTGACAAAGCTTTCTTGAGCTCTTCCTACTTCCTGAGACATCAGTGCATTCCGGCAGCTGACAAGCCGTTCAAATGTGAATTTTGCAACAAAGGTTTCACCGTGTTCCCAGACCTTCTGAAACACCAGCTCTCACACCAAGGTGATAGACGTTTTCAGTGCGATTTCTGTCAGAGCTGTTTTACCTACTCCTCCTCTCTAGAAATACACAGACACATTCACACTGCGTAG